In Corallococcus exiguus, the DNA window TCGACGCCAGCCCCGACCTGTCGCTGTGGGAGGAGATGGCGCCCGTCATCCGCGACACGGTGATGGACGTCAACGCGCTGCTCAACGTCATCCGGGAGCAGTTCCCCGGCACGCCGCAGCCGGCCGCGTCCCGCAAGGGCCCCGCGGACGTGCCCGCCATACTCCAGGAGGGCATGGCCAGTCTGGCCCAGAGCATCACCCAGCTGGGCGAGGCCATGCGCAACCCGTCCGTGGTGAGCGACCGCTGGCAGCTGTTGGCGGAAATCCAACGCTTCCGGTCTGACTACCGCGAACAGATGAGCCAGCTCGTCTTCGAGTCCGCGAGCACCTTCGGCGAGGTGTCTCGCGCCCAGGTGGTGCCCGGCTACGAGGCGGAGGTGAAGGCGGCCGTCACGGTGCGCGCCATCACGTCCGACCTGTCGCGCATCGTCACGGCGCGGCTCAACAAGGTGCGCGACGCGAAGCCGGAGGAGGTGCTGTGGAACGCGCAGCAGCTCCAGACGGAGCTGGACGCCTTCGGCCGCACCGCCGCGTACCGGAACCTGCGCGCACAGGACAAGCGCCACATCGTGGAGGCCCGCGCGGAGATTGGCGCGCTCGCGCTCGAGTCCGCCCCCGAGCCGGGACGGCTGCTGACGGTGACGGAAGGGCTGGAGGAGCTGGTGCGGAGCCTGTCGGCGGTGAACCAGCGCCAACTGCTCATCCTCCACGACCGCGAGGTGTGGGCCGCGTGCGGCGTGCGCCTGGAGCGCGCGCTGGCCCAGTCCACGAAGGATCCGGTCGCGTCCGCGAAGGCCCTGGCGGAGGCCGCGGCCAGCGCCCAGTCGCTCTACGGCCGGGACCCCACCATGGACGCGTTCCTGCGCAAGGCGCGCAAGCTGAAGCTCGCCACGCTCACGGGCCCGGAGCTGCTCTCCACCATCGAGTCCTTCCAGTCCCAGCTCGCGCAACTGGACGTGATGTGAAGACAGTGAGTGTGAAGGCCGTGGAACCGCGCCCCCTGCGGCAGGCGGACCTGTCCGGTGTGCAGGGCGTCTTCACCGACGTGGACGGCACGCTGACGACGGGCCACAAGCTGCGCAGCCAGACGGTGCGGTCCCTGGAGCAGCTGTCCGCGTCCGGCCTGCGCGTGGTGCTGGTGAGCGGCCGTCCGGCGGGGTGGGGCGAGGCATGGGCCCGCCAGCTCCCCGTGGACGGCGTCGTCGTGGAGAACGGCGGGCTGTTCTTCCTCAAGGACGCCAAGGGGAAGCTGCGCAAGGTGTACCTGGAGCCGCCCGCCCAGCGCGTGGCGAACCGCCAGCGCCTGGAGAAGGAGGTCGAGCGCGTGCTCGCCCAGGTGCCCGGCGCGCGGCTGTCCGTGGACAGCCGCTACACGGAAGTGGACCTGGCGGTGGACTACAACGAGGAGGCCCGGCTGGGCGATGACGGGGCCTCCCGCATCGAGTCGCTGCTGCGGGCTCGGGGCGTGACAGCGGTGCGCTCGTCGGTGCACGTCAACTGCTGGCTGGGCCGCTTCGACAAACTCTCCGCGTCGCGCCGCTTCGCCAAGGTAGCGTGGGGCGAGAAGCTGGACCCCGCGGACGGCCGGTACGTCTACGCGGGGGATTCTTTCAACGACGCTCCGATGTTCCAGGCGTTCAAGCTGGGCGTGGGCGTGGCCAACGTGCGCGCGGTGCTGGATCGCATCGACGCGCCGCCGGCCTTCATCACCCGGGCGCCCGAGGGGCGGGGCTTCGAGGAGCTGGCGCGTGCCCTCCTCTCCCGCCGCCGGCCGGCCCGCAGTCGAGGAGTTTCAACGTGAATGTCGTGAAGCTGGAGCTGGCCCGAGGCCTGGGGCGTCACCTGCGTGCGGGGCACCCGTGGGTGTTCCGCAAGGCCCTGGAGCACATGCCGCGGATTCCGGCCGGCAGCGTGGTGGACCTGACGGAGAACGGGAAGTTCGTCGCGCGCGGGTACTACGACCCGCACTCGGCCATCGCGGTGCGCGTGCTCACGCGGGACGCGAGAGAGACGGTGGACTCGCGCTTCATCACCCAGCGCGTGCAGCGGGCCCTGGCCGCGCGCACGGCGCTCATCGACCTGAAGGACACGGACAGCTACCGCCTCATCCACGGCGAAGGCGACGGCCTGCCCGGCGTGGTGGTGGACCTGTACGCGGGCTGGGCGGTGATGAAGCTCTACTCCGCGGGCCTCACTCCCTACCGCCCCCTCATCGTGGAGGCGCTGAAGGCGGGCGTCCCAGGCCTGAAGGGCATCCTCGGCCGTGACGAGGTGGGGCGCGACGACGTGGAGGAGGACGACGGGCGCGGCAGCGGGAAGATGCTGTGGGGCGAGGAGGCCCCGGAGCTCATCCCCATCCGCGAGCGCGGCGCCATCTTCCTGGTGGACGCGTGGAAGGGGCAGAAGACGGGCTTCTTCCTGGATCAGCGTGAGAACCGCTACCTCATCCGCCGGCTGGGGCAGGGGAGGGACGTGCTCAACTGCTTCAGCTTCAGCGGCGGCTTCTCCGTGAACGCGGCGCTGGGCGGGGCCAACAGCGTCTTCTCGGTGGATCAGGATCCGGAGGCCATCGCCCTGGCGCGGGAGAACTTCACGCGCAACGGGCTGCCGGCGGCGAAGCACGACTTCCTCGCGGCGGACGCGTTCGACCTCATCCAGTCGTTCAAGGAGGAGGGCCGCACGTTCGACCTCATCATCCTGGACCCGCCCGCCTTCGCGAAGAGCCAGCGCGCGGTGGAGGCCGCCGTGGACGGCTACGCGTCCCTCAACCGGCAGGCCCTGGCGCTCTTGCGTCCCGGCGGTCTGCTGGCCACGGCGTCGTGCTCCGCGCGCGTGACGGGGGACCTGTTCATGGGCGCCGTGCGCGAGGCGGGCTTCAAGGCTGGCGTGGACCTGGCGCTGGTGGAAGAGCGCTACCAGCCGCCGGACCACCCCGTGCGCCTGCAGTTCCCGGAAGGGAAGTACCTGAAGTTCTACGTGATGCAGTCGGTGTAGCGGCTTTGCCCGGCCCCGGGGCGCGCCTGACATGAGGCGCGCCTCCAGTGGTGCTCGGGAACGCTCAGGTGCCGAAGACCTTGTGGGCCACGCGGTCCAGCACGTCCTTGCCCCAGACGATGCTGGCCTTGCCCAGCCGGTCCAGGTCGCGGGTGAACTCGCGGCCGTCCGGCATGACTTCGTAGGTGCGGGTCAGGAACAGGTTGCCGGTGTCCGGCTCGAAGTCGACGTTGCCGCCGCCGGTGTCCGTGCCCTCTTCCTGCTGCTGTCGGAAGCCCTCGATGATGCCGGGCTTGGGTGCTTCACGGAACCGGTAGATGAGGGCGCTGCACTTGAGCGCGGGCGGGGACTCGACGTGCTCGAAGGCGTACTGGCCTTCGCCGCTCATCATGCCGCCCAGCCCCTGCTCGTTGAGGCCCTCGGTGACGCCAGCGCCCTGGGACTGGAGGTACCACTTCACCAGCTGCCGGGCCGCGTCGCGCGTCATCGGGCCCCCCGCGGGCGGCGCAGGACGCGCCAGTCCCATGGAGGACAGCAGCCACTGCACCTTGCTGGAGAAGGAGCTGATCACTTCGCGGGGATGACGCGATCCGCGACGCGGTTGAAGACTTCGTCGCCCCACACGAGGCTGGCTTCCACGAGCCGGTCCACGTCTTCCTTGAACTGCTGCTCCGACGGCACCACGCCGTACGTGCGGCTCAGGAAGAGGGACTTGTTCTCGGTCTCGTAGTCCACCTTGCCGCCGCCGGTGTCCGTGCCCTTCTTCTCTTCGTCACGGAACCCGTCGATGACGCCCGGCCGGGGCGCGTCGCGGAAGCGGTAGATGAGGGCGCTGCACTTCAGCGCCCCCGAGTCCTTCACGTGTTCGAAGTAGACCTGCGCGTCGCCAAGCGCGGCGCCGCCAAATCCCTTCGCGTTCAGCCCGGAGGCCTGCGCATCGCCTCCGTGGCCCCGGATGAATGACTGCACCAGTCGCTGGGCTTCTTCGAGCGTCATACGTGCAGTCATATCACACGCCGTTCCCTACCTCAGAAATTGCCGGTGCGGGCCTGGTCGAACGGGACGCGCTGGTTGAGGTACGTGTCGTTGATGTTGTGCGCGCCGGAGAAGATGCTCTTCTCGGAGAAGTAGTGGATCTTCGCGTCCTTGCCCGCGTGCTTGATCAGATCCAGGGGGCCCTTGCCGCTGGTGCCCAGACCGAACAGGCCCGGCACGGGGTCCTTGTCGTTGACGTAGTGGACGTACTTGGGGCCGTCCGGGTAGGTCGCCGCCGCGGCGCCGAAGGTCTCCACGGAGACCTTGCCCAGCTTCTCCTGCACCTGCGCGGGGGACAGCCCGTCTTCGATGCGCAGCCGCTTGGCCACGTCGCTCAGCGCGCGGCTGGTGATGAGGCCACCCTGGCTGTGCGCCATCAGGTGCACGTCACGGCCGGCCTTCAGCTCCGTGTAGAGCGAGTCCGCCAGCGTATCCACGGCCGGGTTCTTGCCCTTGTCCATCTTGTCCGTGATGCACTGGCCCAGGTCCTTGAAGAAGCCCTCGGTGGAGTTGTGGATACCGATGGTCTTCTGGCCCGTCTTGTCCGCGATGGCCTGCATCGTGGTCTCCTGGCCAGCCTTGTCCGTCATCATCCCGTTCACGTAGATGATGGTGCCGGGCTGCTTCACGCCGCCCTTGGGCTCGTAGGCGGGGATCTGGCTCAGCGGGGTGCTGGCGTCGAAGGCCTGCCCGCCCTTGCCCATGATCTTGCCGTCGTAGGCCTTGTCCTTCGCGCCGGCCGGAGCCGTGAACACGCCCGTGGGGGCCGCGGTGCGGACCGCGCCGCTCGACGACTTGGTGTCGAAGCCGTCCTTCACGGTGTTGGCCGGCTTCGCCGTGACCGGGGTCGCCGTCTTGGCCGGGGCGGCCGCGCCGGCCCCCGTGGTCGTGGTGGTGCGCGCGATGGTGTTGTTGGAGGTGCGCCCGATGGTTCCCATGGCTTGAGGCTCCTGCGGTGTGCGGATTTTTGAAGGGGGAAGGGAAAGCTTGCTGCGTTGATCCATTCTCACCCAAAGCGCCGAAAAGTTGCGAGCAGGTCACGGAATGTGTGCAACGCGCTGCGGCACGGGAAGTCCGGGAGGGGGGCGGGGACAGGAATCCGGCCCGGGCGCGGACGGGGGGACGGCTTATGGTGGGGGCATGGTCCAGAAAGGTCAGTTCCTGGAGCGCTCCACGCTCATCCCCGTGGGGTCGTCCGGCGCGGTGATGGAGGGCACGGTGCACCGGGGCCAGAAGTCGCCGCCGCTGCTCATCCTCCCGCCCCGGCCTGAGGAAGGAGGGGGGATGGATCACGTCCTGGCGGCGGAGCTGGCCTTCGCGGTGGCGAGGGCGGGCTTTCCCACCTTGCGCTTCAACCACCGGGGCGTGGGGGCCAGCCAGGGCGTCCGGGGCACCGGCGGGGCGCTGGTGGAGGACGCGGAGGCCGCGATGCGGGTGACGTTGGAGAACGCGGGGACGACGGCGCTCGCGGTGGCGTCCCTATACGGGGGGGCCCGGGTGGCGTTGGCGCTCCAGGAACGGCACCCGGCCGTGGGCGGACTGTGTCTGGTGGCTCCGGATGTGGACCCGCTGTCACTCGTGCGACTGTCGTGTCCGCTGCTGGTGATTGTGGGGGCGGAGGACACCCGGGTGCCCCGGGCGGCGCTGGCCGCGGCTGTCGCGGAGGCCGGGGGCGATTTAGAGGTCATCGACGATGCCGGGGCGACCTTCCATCGCAACCTTCCCCAGGTGGGGCGGGCGGCGGCGGCGTGGCTCCAGCGCCTGTCGGGTGGGTAGGGCGTTGGCGTGCAAACCGTTGGACTTCTTCACCTTTCTTCATCCCCCATGCCTTGCACGGCCGGCCGGGGGGCGGACAGACTGAAAGCGCAGACCCAATCGTCCCGCCGTGCGTTCGTAGTGGGTCTTCGAGGCGTCTTCGTTCAAGGAGTGTCCCGATGCGGATGAGGCGATGGAACGTGGTTCTCGCGGCGCTGGCCCTGTCGGCCTCGGCGTGCGCTTCCGCATCTCGGGAGCCGGAGGCCCCCGCCGGGCAGGACCTGGCGGCAGCGCAGGCGGAGGTGTCCCAGGCGGTGGCGGAAGGCTCGGACGACGTGGTGTCCGGCGCCATCGTGGTGGACTTCAAGGACGGCACCACCAAGGAGCAGTTCGACGCCTGGGAGCAGGAGTGGGGCGTGGACCTGGAGTTCAACTCCCTGGAGGGTCCTCGCACGGGTGTCACGCTGGCGGTGGGCGTGGACGGCGTGGAGGACGTGCTCCAGCGCATCCGCCAGAACCCGGCGGTGGAGTCCGCCGAGCCGCTCATGCAGGTGCGCACCAGCTACACGCCGAACGACCCCCAGTTCGAGTCCCAGTGGAACCTCCGGATGATCGACATGCCGAAGGCCTGGGACGGCAACCGGGGCAAGGGCGTGGTGGTGGCGGTCATCGACACGGGCATCGCCTACGAGGACCACGACGACTTCAAGCAGGTGCCGGACCTGAAGGGCGTGTCGTTCGTGAAGGGCTATGACTTCGTCAACGACGACGAGCACGCCAACGACGACCACGGCCACGGCACGCACGTGGCGGGCACCATCGCGCAGGCCACCAACAACGGCGAGGGCGTGGCGGGCGTGGCGTTCGACGCGACGCTGATGCCGCTCAAGGTGCTGAACCACTTCGGCAGTGGCACCTCCGCGGACATCGCGGACGCCATCCGCTTCGCGGCGGACCACGACGCGAAGGTCATCAACATGTCGCTGGGCGGTGGCCTGTATTCGCAGGTCATGGCCAGCGCGGTGGAGTACGCGCGCAAGAAGGGCGTCACCGTGGTGGCCGCGGCGGGCAACACCGGGCGCGGCAAGGTGGAGTTCCCCGCGGCGTACCCGGGTGCGGTGGCGGTGAGCGCGGTGGGCCCGGCCGGCACGCGCGCGCCGTACTCGTCCTACGGCAAGGAGCTGGACATCGCGGCGCCCGGTGGTGACAAGAGCCGGGGCGATACGGGCGGCATCCTTCAGAACACCATCGACCCGCGCGACCCGTCGCGCTCCATCTACGCCTGGTACCAGGGCACCAGCATGGCCGCGCCGCACGTGGCTGCCGTCGCCGCGATGCTCTACGGCGCGGGCGCCACCACGCCGGACGAGGTGGAGCAGGCGCTCTACGCCGGCGCCAAGGCGACGGAGAACCAGGCCTGGTCGGAGGAGTACGGCCATGGCGTCCTCAACGCGAATGCCTCGCTGAAGGCCTTCAACGGCGCTTCGCCCCGGTGGCCGTCGCTGGGCTGGGCCGCGGCGCTGCTCGCGCTGGTGCTGCTCACGCTGCGTGGACGCGAGCGCCCGGGCTACCTCAACGTGCTCTTCCGCCCGGCGTTCCTCGTGCCGTTGGTGCTCTCCACGGTGGGCTTCTTCTTCCTGCGCACCTGGTTCGCGGGCGCGGCGGGCTCGGCCCAGGAGGTGGTGAGCGTGGCGTCGCTGCCCATCCCGGACTGGCAGCGCATCATCTTCGGCCGGGGCGCGGTGAATCCGCTGTTCTACAGCGCGCTCATTCCCCTGGTGCTGTCGCTGCCGGCCATCGCGTGGCGGGGCTTCCGGCCGGCGGTGGGCGGCCTGGCGTTGGGCTTCGCGGGCTTCCTGGCCTACGCGGCGTGGGTGGGCGCTCCGGCGCTGGCGTGGATGCCGTTCACCTTCCTGGCGAAGCCGTGGCTGGGCTTCAACACGGTGGTGTGCCTCGTCATCGCCCGCGCGATGCTCAAGCGGGAGGACGCATGAAGCTCTCCGGCACGGTGCAGTACCAGGACCTGGAGGGCGGCGTGTGGGTCCTGAAGGCCGACGACGGCCGGACGTACCAGCTCGCGGGCGGTGACCGGAAGATCAAGAAGGACGGTCAGCGCATCTCCGCCGAGGGCAGCATCCAGCGCGACGCCGTCACCGCCGCCATGGTGGGGCCGGTGTTCCACGTCAGCTCGTACAAGTCGGAGTGACGTGGTGGCCGGAGGGAGCCATCCCTCCGGGCCTCAGCGGCTGCGCTTGTCCTTGCCGGGGCCATAGGCCTCCGACTGGCGCAGCCGCTCTTCTTCGTAGGCCTCCATGGGCACCTCGCCCTTGCGTACGGCGTCGCGGAGCTGCCGCATGGCCTTGCGCTCTGCCTGGAGCGCGGGAGCCGCGTCCTTGGGCAGCGGATCCACCGGGTGCTGGACGTCGTAGACGCTCAGCGACACGCCACGCCCATCCACGAGGCCCAGCCCCACCAGGGACAGCGTGGCCGCCGTCACCCAGGGCAGCAGCTGGAGGGCGAAGAGGGGCACGGGCTTCGTGGCGCGCACCTCCTCATCGCTGGGGGGAGTGCCGCGTCCCCACACGGAAGGGAAGTGCCGGGACGCGGCGCGCAAGCCCAGCAGCGCCGTCCAGCCCACCAGCACCAGACCCACCACGGCGCGCCAGTCCGTCACGTCGTCCGTCGCTCCGTCCTTCGCGAGCCCCGAGTGCGTGGCGATGAGGAACAGCGCCGATGACACGATGTTGTTGGCCGCATGCGCCGCGATGCCCGGCCACAGCGAGCCGGTGCGCCAGAAGAGCCAGCCGAACAGCAATCCCAGCTCCGCGCGGGCGAGGAAGCCCACCGGATCCAGGTGGAACGCGCTGAACACCACGGACGAGATGATCAGCGCGCGCCAGGGGGATGCGGGGGCTGGCGGCGTCAGGGAGCGCTGGAAGAGGCCGCGGAAGAAGACCTCTTCGCACAGCGGAGCGGCCACGGACACGCCGCCCAGCAGCAGCGCCAGCTCAATCGGCGTCTGGCCTTCGAAGAGGCGCGAGGCGTCGAACATCTCCCGCAGCCATGCGGGAGCCACCTTCTGCGCGAGGAACTGTACGGGCACCACCACGCCGACGAAGTTGGCCACGCCCAGCAGGAAGCCGAACAGGGTGGGGGCGCCCAGGAACGGCGTGAGGCCCACGTACGCGGCGGGCCGGTACCCCGAGCGGCGCAGCATGATCCACGCGAGGCCCAGGAAGAGGAACACCTCCGTGAACCACACTCCGAAGGCGGGGTTGAGCAACTGGGTGACGGCGCCCACCGTCACGAAGAGCCCGAAGGCCAGGGCCGCGGCGAGCACGGGGTGTGGCGGCGACAGCGGCGCGGGGGCCTCCGCCGGCCGCGGGTCGCTGGAAGGGAAGGCTTCGTCCACCGTGTCGTCTCCTGCCCCCTCTCCGTCAGGCGGAGAGGGGTGGGGTGCCGCGTTCGCTTCGAGGAGGAAGTGCTTCGTCAGGCCCGGTGGAGGTAGCCGCGGATCTCCTCCGCGAGCGGGTTCTTCCGGGGAAGCTCCGCCGCCGCGGCCGGGTCACCCAGCCGCAGCTTCTTGTCCTCTTCCACGAGGATGCGCTGATCCAACAGGTACTCCACCGCGTTCTCCAGCGTCGTCTTCGCCAGGGACTCGGCGGCGGTGATGCGGCCGGCGTTGTACTCGCCGCGCCCCGTCTCCAGCGCCAGCTTGACGAACGTCTTGCGGTCGGT includes these proteins:
- a CDS encoding serine aminopeptidase domain-containing protein, yielding MVQKGQFLERSTLIPVGSSGAVMEGTVHRGQKSPPLLILPPRPEEGGGMDHVLAAELAFAVARAGFPTLRFNHRGVGASQGVRGTGGALVEDAEAAMRVTLENAGTTALAVASLYGGARVALALQERHPAVGGLCLVAPDVDPLSLVRLSCPLLVIVGAEDTRVPRAALAAAVAEAGGDLEVIDDAGATFHRNLPQVGRAAAAWLQRLSGG
- a CDS encoding S8 family serine peptidase, whose protein sequence is MRMRRWNVVLAALALSASACASASREPEAPAGQDLAAAQAEVSQAVAEGSDDVVSGAIVVDFKDGTTKEQFDAWEQEWGVDLEFNSLEGPRTGVTLAVGVDGVEDVLQRIRQNPAVESAEPLMQVRTSYTPNDPQFESQWNLRMIDMPKAWDGNRGKGVVVAVIDTGIAYEDHDDFKQVPDLKGVSFVKGYDFVNDDEHANDDHGHGTHVAGTIAQATNNGEGVAGVAFDATLMPLKVLNHFGSGTSADIADAIRFAADHDAKVINMSLGGGLYSQVMASAVEYARKKGVTVVAAAGNTGRGKVEFPAAYPGAVAVSAVGPAGTRAPYSSYGKELDIAAPGGDKSRGDTGGILQNTIDPRDPSRSIYAWYQGTSMAAPHVAAVAAMLYGAGATTPDEVEQALYAGAKATENQAWSEEYGHGVLNANASLKAFNGASPRWPSLGWAAALLALVLLTLRGRERPGYLNVLFRPAFLVPLVLSTVGFFFLRTWFAGAAGSAQEVVSVASLPIPDWQRIIFGRGAVNPLFYSALIPLVLSLPAIAWRGFRPAVGGLALGFAGFLAYAAWVGAPALAWMPFTFLAKPWLGFNTVVCLVIARAMLKREDA
- a CDS encoding HAD-IIB family hydrolase: MEPRPLRQADLSGVQGVFTDVDGTLTTGHKLRSQTVRSLEQLSASGLRVVLVSGRPAGWGEAWARQLPVDGVVVENGGLFFLKDAKGKLRKVYLEPPAQRVANRQRLEKEVERVLAQVPGARLSVDSRYTEVDLAVDYNEEARLGDDGASRIESLLRARGVTAVRSSVHVNCWLGRFDKLSASRRFAKVAWGEKLDPADGRYVYAGDSFNDAPMFQAFKLGVGVANVRAVLDRIDAPPAFITRAPEGRGFEELARALLSRRRPARSRGVST
- a CDS encoding class I SAM-dependent rRNA methyltransferase, whose protein sequence is MNVVKLELARGLGRHLRAGHPWVFRKALEHMPRIPAGSVVDLTENGKFVARGYYDPHSAIAVRVLTRDARETVDSRFITQRVQRALAARTALIDLKDTDSYRLIHGEGDGLPGVVVDLYAGWAVMKLYSAGLTPYRPLIVEALKAGVPGLKGILGRDEVGRDDVEEDDGRGSGKMLWGEEAPELIPIRERGAIFLVDAWKGQKTGFFLDQRENRYLIRRLGQGRDVLNCFSFSGGFSVNAALGGANSVFSVDQDPEAIALARENFTRNGLPAAKHDFLAADAFDLIQSFKEEGRTFDLIILDPPAFAKSQRAVEAAVDGYASLNRQALALLRPGGLLATASCSARVTGDLFMGAVREAGFKAGVDLALVEERYQPPDHPVRLQFPEGKYLKFYVMQSV
- a CDS encoding alpha/beta fold hydrolase, with the protein product MGTIGRTSNNTIARTTTTTGAGAAAPAKTATPVTAKPANTVKDGFDTKSSSGAVRTAAPTGVFTAPAGAKDKAYDGKIMGKGGQAFDASTPLSQIPAYEPKGGVKQPGTIIYVNGMMTDKAGQETTMQAIADKTGQKTIGIHNSTEGFFKDLGQCITDKMDKGKNPAVDTLADSLYTELKAGRDVHLMAHSQGGLITSRALSDVAKRLRIEDGLSPAQVQEKLGKVSVETFGAAAATYPDGPKYVHYVNDKDPVPGLFGLGTSGKGPLDLIKHAGKDAKIHYFSEKSIFSGAHNINDTYLNQRVPFDQARTGNF
- a CDS encoding type II CAAX endopeptidase family protein, with product MDEAFPSSDPRPAEAPAPLSPPHPVLAAALAFGLFVTVGAVTQLLNPAFGVWFTEVFLFLGLAWIMLRRSGYRPAAYVGLTPFLGAPTLFGFLLGVANFVGVVVPVQFLAQKVAPAWLREMFDASRLFEGQTPIELALLLGGVSVAAPLCEEVFFRGLFQRSLTPPAPASPWRALIISSVVFSAFHLDPVGFLARAELGLLFGWLFWRTGSLWPGIAAHAANNIVSSALFLIATHSGLAKDGATDDVTDWRAVVGLVLVGWTALLGLRAASRHFPSVWGRGTPPSDEEVRATKPVPLFALQLLPWVTAATLSLVGLGLVDGRGVSLSVYDVQHPVDPLPKDAAPALQAERKAMRQLRDAVRKGEVPMEAYEEERLRQSEAYGPGKDKRSR
- a CDS encoding DUF5818 domain-containing protein; protein product: MKLSGTVQYQDLEGGVWVLKADDGRTYQLAGGDRKIKKDGQRISAEGSIQRDAVTAAMVGPVFHVSSYKSE